The Juglans regia cultivar Chandler chromosome 16, Walnut 2.0, whole genome shotgun sequence nucleotide sequence AAACTTCCtttgttgcatgcatgcatgctaggtAGGCGGATATGCGTACCACGTGCATGGTCTCCATGAACGATTGTCTCCGCCTTCAAATCAAAGCCTTAATGAGAGAAGAGTTCAAGTACTATGATAGTTtcgatatgatttattaaaattaggTGCAATCGATGGCCTTCAAGAATCTCAATTGCAGTACCTAGTGTCACAAATCCAATGACTGAAGAAGCCAGCTTGGACTGCTTGGAAGAGTACCCGAACATAATCCGCTGGTCTTCAATGATCATACGGCTTGCAGATGATCTTGGGACCTCTAAGGTATGAAAAGTACCACactatatatcttaattatgagtttatttAATGGCTTTGAATTCTTCACACTAAAATATACACATGCAGACTTCATGATCAGTCTTTGGCCGCCGCAAAAGACTTGATTTCTTGGAGTTGATCAGGTGGGCTCCTccaaatattttgtatttccTAAAATAACAACTAATTTGGCTGATTCGTGGCCGCCTCCAAAGACTTGCTTTTTCTAAAAGAACAAAAGAGTTCACTTATGTCGTCTTAATTAATTGCCAGCCATTAATTTGCATCGTGCAAATTGTCCAATCTGATCTAAAGACATGCAAATTGCAAGTACAGCTTAAGTCATCTTTTCTGTTCTTTTAGATCATCGACTATATGTCCACCTCATGATCGATCTCCATGAACTTAATATTTCATGCATggtttcttccttttttttcaacTACTTTGGAGCCAACATGGATTATCTAGATGAGTTATATCGGCCCCTAGCTAGCTTTATAAAAATCTTGTTTTcttgcttatatatatgtaaacattgtaactctctctctctctctctctatctctcatataatatgttttataatacAGGACGAGTTAAAGAGAGGTGATGTTTCTAAATCAATATTCCATTAATGTTACATGAATGCATGAGACTAGCTGGCGCTAGTGAAGAAGATGCTCGTGAATACATAAGCTCTTTGATTAGTGCAACATGGAAGAAGATGAATTAAGAACGAATTTAAAACTCCCCTGGCCTTCTCTAAAATGTACCTTGAAATCGTTATGAATCTCGCGAGAATATAATTGGCCCATTAATGCACATGCCAATTACATGGAGATGGGCATGGGGTTCAGGAAGACCGAGACACTAAGGACCGCGTATTATCTTTACTTATCCATCCCATTCCTCTAAATAGAGATCAACACATGAGGGATGTAACCATGATTTATTTTAAGGAGACCAAAGTACGAACGAAGAGAAAATGGAGTAGGATTTCTTATCACAAAGGCTGAGGGGCCGGCAGGTCCTCTTGATTGTTAATTACCCTTTCAGTTAATTAAATGAACTGTGGgctataaaaacaaataagtttgaGTTTGGCTAAGTCTAGCTAATTTAAAAGTAGCCAAGCCTTGGTTCGATTCGTTTattaaacatgaacatgattGTAATTAacgtataaatatatagaggTAAGTTCAAAATGATTGAttcatctatattatatatatatatatatatataaatatatttatgatgtttgtTATTTGGTGTTATTTGTTCTAGCTTGGTTTTCCATTAAATTAAACCACATTAATCTCgatctatatatacatgatgtttGTGGGGCTACTTAtaaacaatttataattttttttttcttaatctaatTACCCTTTTCAGTtaattatgttataaaaataggATTGATCCACGTTATAACTTACCTCGAAATCAAAAAAATAGTATTCGAGTCAACATGATTAATACTACTTTTTGAGTTAACTGTGTAATTTGTGTTACTCGATTTGCAGGACATGCAATGGTTCCACCGCTTGCCAAGTActctaatttaatttgatagGAAATCATAGTTTGTTTCACAAGTTTACatcgaaaaaattaaattttaattatttatattaaaccaagtcagtttgtggatttacttttatgtgagatctctttatagctaaagtatttctcatatatataataatatttattgattttctgtaataatattcaacaaaaatttatatatatatatatatttatatatataaaaacttcaaaatcaTGGCGCTCCTATGGTCATATTGGCCAGTCACCCCAGCCCCCTTTAAATCAACatgattataattaacatataagtAGAGGTAATTAGTCAAATGTGATTGATTCAATGAATAAGAGATCAGAACATCTAAATTCGGCATGCGCGGCCACTTGTTCAACCTCTTGTTTGAGGTCAAAGCTTTGGTTCTGCATGCCTGATCTTTAGGGATATGGTCcatcatatttatatgtaaataattaattacaattttatgttctttgatatatatataatatagtaattagaagtattaattattcatattatatactatatatatatgatgatcgtATAATAATTATACTCAAAGTATGAATAAGTACTAATACTTgtaattagtatattaatataaaataattataatttataaattgatgatcATTCGAGtgattttttaaacaaattaataaggTTGATCAGCGCACAAGCAGGTGATCATCACTTGTCAAACAATTGAAAATGAGTAATCTTTTATAAACATGTTTAGATAGTAATACTTCTAACCAATTAGCTAGAGATATTTTTGTACgtgaaaactatatatatagtacgttACTGCATGGTTGAGCCTAGGGCTGTGCAGAAAACCTTAGGACCCATAGAAGGGAATGAAAAAACGTATAactgtgtgtgtgttttttatCTCTTGAGTAATATTGATATACACACAATAcattttcacaacatattttgcaacaatattataagatgagagtatttttataaaatgatgttatttttataagtgataGGGATATCCTGCGTACTGTctgacaaaataaaattatgagacatgttatctttttttaattatttatgtaaattaattgattgtggtttttaatttgtgtatttttctttccGAAAAACAAGCCATGGGCGCCAATGTTTAGAAGAGATTTTGTCTGCGGGAAGAAGAGTTTTTTTAGGCTgaaaaatcttttaatattcaaaacatgcttggattgaaaaaaaaaaaaaaaaaccttcaagaAACtagatttttgtttaaatatcaaaacctaatttaatttaatagataaattttatttgtataatatataattttttaccatTAATTagtagaaataaatataaataaaaagaaattttatatcaTCATCTCTATATCGTACACCACacttaattttttagttttttcttaataaatatgtggtatatggacGATGAGTATaagaattcttttaatttataagcagaaataaaacaaaataaaaaataaagtgtaatgtGTAATGTGTGGCATGTAACTGTGTAAGGATAATGATCGTAGATCAAGAGCTGatcataaataaagaaaaacccTCCAAGTTATGTTATTACTAGCAATCTTATTCCGCTGTGGATAATGATCATAGATCAAGAGCTGATCATAAATAAGACGTCTGGTGGAAGAAATGCTTGCATGTATGCGTGGAATAGCCGAGTTTTGAATAATGCAATTTACTATACGTACATTAAAATAAGAGTGTATAAAGATAGggatcaatttttctttttcttaatattataaaGTCAGCTGCCTGCAGATCTTCCCAGCTTCCACTTGGCTTTGCCTCGATCCGCTGCATGGGGGCTACTGGCTTTGACATTGATAATTAGTTGTTAGGAACGTGGTAGGACCAGACACTATTATAAAGCCAGCTGCCTGCAGATCTTCCCAGCTTCCTCTTGGCTTTGCCTCGATCTACTGCATGGGGGCTACTCATGGCTTTGACATTGATAATTAGTTGTAAGGAACGTGGTAGGACCAGACACACGAGGATGGGGCTGCATGCCTGCAGTCTGCGCTAGGAAGCAAGCCAAGAGCACATGATAAGATTCAAATATGTACCAACGAGCATGTCATTTCATCATGTAGTTTGTCAACCTTGGGGGATATTATAAAATTCGAGTATGTACCATCTAGCACATAAAATTTGCCTAAATTAGAATGTGCCATGACTTTTGAGTTGAGAGGTTCTTACTAATCTTAGCCAGCCAACTAGACCCCCTTAGGCCTTAGGCCTTAGCCTCCCTTGTCTACTTGATAACGCAATTCTATataactgcatgcatgcatgctccaTACTCACCCATTCAATCGAAAAACCAAGCTAATTGACTAATAAAGGCCAGCAATACTTCTCAATGTCTCTCCAAATTCTTGATTCAGTCCGAACTTGCAATCCAACTAGAGGATTGCTCCCATCTAAAAATCCCATCTCACCTATACCATCAGGAGCTGGCAATGTTTCTGATCATCATCCTTTACAAAGCACGACAATCCTAAACAACTCAAGCACCGACTCCATTACTGTTCGACGTTCAGCAGATTACCGACCTACCATTTGGTCCTATGATTATATTCAATCACTGAGAAGTGAATATGTATGTGGTACATGCACTTTGTACTTGTGTTTAATTCTTATTGCTGGTTTTAGTagcagtagtactagtagtaccACTGTTTGTAATTGTTGTTAGATTTAGTACTGGCGTGATTAATAATGTGAAAATTGAATTTCTAGGGGGAGTCATGCACAAAACAAGTAATTGAGAAGCTGAAGGAAGAAGTGAGGATGATGTTTAAGGAAGGTGTTGATCCTTTGAAGAAATTGGAGCTGATTGATGTCTTGCAAAGGCTTGGATTATCTTACCACTTCGAGGACGAAATAAAGAGCATTTTGGAAAGTATATACAATACTACTCATGGTGGTGGTGATATGCGCAAGGAGAGTTTATATGCCACATCTCTTGGGTTTAGACTGCTAAGACAAAATGGATATAATGTGCCTCAAGGTAAACgaccaaacaaaaaattaataaatgtggGATCAGTCATAATCCATTCTTTATAGCTAAAACTTGTGAGCTTTGTTAATTGCAGAGATTTTCAATAGTTTCAAGGATGAAAAGGGAAGTTTTTTGACACGCCTTTGTGACGACATTGAGGGAATGTTGGGTTTGTATGAAGCCTCGTTCCTTTTAATAGATGGTGAAGGTATCTTGGAAGAAGCAAGAGATTTTTCAATCAAGCATCTTACAGGCTACTTGGAGAAAAGCAAAGACCAAAATCTTTCTGCCATGGTGAGCCATGCTCTAGAGCTTCCACTCCATTGGAGGATGCTAAGGTTGGAAACAAGGTGGTATATTGATGTATATAGGAGCAAAGAAGGCATGAACCCTCTCTTGCTAAAGCTTGCAGAACTGGATTTCAACGTGGTACAAGCAGCCCATCAAGAAGATCTAAAACAAGCATCAAGGTAAAAAAAGCATGTACTTTTTCATTCAAAAGgttctaaaaaaaaacactctgtTATTACTCTAAAACCTATAATCCCTTATTTGATTCTCATTAAGGTGGTGGAAGAGTACTGGGTTGGAAGAGACGTTGACCTTTGCGAGGGATAGGCTGATGGAGAATTTCTTCTGGACAGTGGGAGTAATATTTCAGCCTAATTTTGGATATTGTAGGAGAATGTTGACAAAGCTCATCACACTGATGACAATAATAGATGATGTTTATGATGTATATGGTTCTTTGGAAGAACTGGAGCTCTTCACAGATGCCATTGAGAGGTATGCACTAAATGGCAATACACAGTTAGTgctaactattatatataaggcCATGATCTTTGACACAAGAAGTACTTATATATTCTGTTTGCTTTCCAGATGGGATACCAATGCAATGGATCGACTCCCATATTACATGAAGATATGTTTCCTTACTCTCCACAACGCCGTCAACGAAATGGCTTTCGACGTGCTAAAGGAACAAGGATTCCACATCATTCGTTACCTTAAGAAAGTGGTATTGAATTGGCTTCTATACTCTtgactattaatatatgtagttcaaactcttttctttcttataaattggtcatgtttttaatatatatatatactgatcaCTCACTCTTTTGATCTTCATTGCTTGCTCAATTATAAATGTTTTCAGATGGTAGATTTGTGTAGATCTTTTATGTTGGAAGCTAAGTGGTTCTACACCGGATATAAACCAAGCTTTCAAGAATACATAGAGAATGCATGGATCTCAATTGCAGCACCAGTTGTATTGGTGCATGCATATTTTCTTGTCACGAATCCAATAACTACAGAAGCTTTGGAGTGCTTGGAAGGGTACCCAGATATAATCCGTTGGTCATCTCTGTTAGTAAGGCTTACTGATGATCTTGGAACCTCTAAGGTACGTATGCTGGCTGTAAATTGCATCATCTGCATGCATCCAATACATTACACCAAAATATACACTACATCTAATGCCCTGATCTCCGGCCTAGCTGTTTGAAAACAAGCTGATCATTTGCGGTCAGCTCCAAAGACTTCTATATCTTCCAAATTGCAttattgaagggaaaaaaaaaacagccgACTTAGTTATTGTGAACCCCACACGAACGTacagctttaaaaaaaagttattagaACTACATGATGATGTGTTTATGATCTATCATTATCAttagaattaaataatttaatttagtcaTTAAAAGAAAGGTTGTTCCATATTCTAGATTATGTTATTTCTAGTCATATATGCTAACGTGGCATATAGTTGTCGTATCTGTCTAATTAAGTAGTAGACAAATGAAGTCACTGATTAAGTAGTAGACGGAACGTAACATTCTTATCATGTGTATTTTGAAACACAGGATGAGCTAAAAAGAGGCGATGTTCCTAAATCAATCCAATGTTATATGAACGAAACCggtgttgatgttgatgaagatgatgcTCGTGAATACATAAGATCTTTGATTAGTGCGACgtggaagaagatgaataaaGAACAACTGATCTTAACTTCTCCcttatcaaaaatatatgttgaaaGCGCTATAAACCTTGCAAGAATGGCCCAATGCACATACCAGCATGGAGATGGACATGGCGTTCAAGATGGTGACACTAAGGATCGTATTTTGTCATTACTTGTTCGTCCCATTCCTATAGATAAAGATcattaatatgattaataattgttatgagTGGAATATTTTAAGCTAAAAGGACTCGGGTAGGGACCGTGGGGCCCCTAGTCActctttaaataattagttgTTTTATCATTATGAAAGTCTTTGGATGTAAgttacttgaaaataaaaataaataaaaggagtcGTCACCCTTTATAAGTTTTCATGATGTTATAATTTCAAGTGGGTTAAATTTGTGGACATTCTAGCCGtgtcgtttggataatgagttgaaataaaatgagttaagattaaagttaaaaattaaataaaatattattataatattattattattttgataattgataaagttataatgatgagatgaaacatttttactatccaaacggaaccGAATGATGAAAAAAGAACAAGGAGATGAAAAAGGGATGATTAGTCCCAAAATCACATAGGTTATGAAAGTGAAATAAGAATCTTTTATATGcaccaaataaattaaaatttccaTTTTATGGTTGAATTTATCAGAAACTTTCATCAAACGCATTCCCATCAAAATGACTTATAATTCGTTTTTATAATATCATCATCATAGTCTCAAATAGACCTTCAAAATGGACAACATTCTCTTAATCAAACGTTCTGTTGTGATTTATCTGCTGAATTGGATCGGAGCATTGAATTGAGAATAATTTACACtacaaataagagaaaatgacAACCATATACCTTGACAGCCATATACCacttcactaaaaaaaaattcaattttacaTAACTACCCTTCGTTTGagataaaattgtaaatttaccatttttcattgtatgctttgccatttttagattttgagacCCCAACTTGCAAAGTGAATATTTGAGACCGCAATTTTCACGATGCGACAGATCTTAATGGCTAAATGTCtgaataaaaaatcacataacaTATGACACTTAGAGTCGTGGAATTAATTAAAGACGAAGATCAGCAGCATCGCTATTTACCAAAAGCCCAGACCATGATACATGGGGCCGACAACTAGAAGACCTGTGGATCAATAGCTCAGGAAAACTTTGGCATTTAATTGACGGAAAGTAATCCCCTAAGAATCAGAATAAGCTCGGCCGACCACAGTCCACCTCAAATTCAGGAACCTAAGCAGCGCTACTGAATCAGAAAAACATATGGAGCCATGAGCTCCGTAGAAACTCTGGCATTCaataaagcaaaagaaatccCCCTATAGGCTAAGAATTAGCAGTTGCTTCGGATGCAGTTACTTCGGATTTTGCTTCTGCCTCTCCAACTATTTCTTCAAAGGCTACCATGTCAATGGTCATTTCATCATCTATATCAGCCTCTTCTACATCTGTCATTACTTCATCCTTGTCTCCTCCCACTACAGGTTCAGCCCCattttgcgctgaatcggtatGACCCTCGGATTCCTCGCTTGCTTTCTCTGGCTCATCTGGCTTTTGCATTGTTGATTGTGGATACCGATCAGTAGAGATGGTCATCATAGATGTCACCAACAAGTTCTGCAAACACGCCAAGATAAAATATGGTTGTAATAATAAGCATAAAAAATAgtcctaatttattaattaaaaaaaaaacaaacaaactataTTGAACAAGAAGTATTTGTTGAATGCTAAAATCTCAATGTGGAAATACATTAAGCTTTATGGTTAGGAACAACTGTAAGCGGTGAAAATGTCAAGAGTCAAGCACCTCCAACTGTGTGGAGTACCCATGCCAAacataacaaacaaaaaaaaaaaataataaacaaatttgaCCGAGATATATTTAATGCACTTAGATGTGACAAATCAGCCAAGTCCCAGGATCCCAAGATCTGGTGATTCGATGAATCTAGCACAGAGATACACCCAAACCCAAAAAACTTAGGACACATAATGTAGCATCACCCATCCAAAAGTCCAATTAGAAAGTAGACAAAACCAGAACAACGAACTAGCAGCCAGCAGGACCTTGAGAGCTTGTATGTGTTGATTAATCATCCCATAAATGAGTTCATTACCCAGTGCTAACACGTAAGTGGGATCCTGGAGCAGGAGGCTTGGATGTGGTCCTACTCTTGAGTCTTCAACACTCTTATTGCATTGAATTCCCACTCTCAAGACTGGAAGCCATGCACTTGTGCTCGACAACCCAAAAAGAAAGGGCATGATGTTAGCGAGACTATGAGTAGCATACCTTCTCTAGTGCCAAAGCGAGCTTTGAGAGACTTGGATAAATACTCTTCCCTTCCAATAGAATCTGTCCaatgcaaataaaaatataaaataagatacacGGAGAGAAAACTAAATATGTAGCAGctatgagataaaattaatgTGCTCTACCCAGCAAAGAACATGTCAGAAACTACTTAAAGATGTCCATTTATCCCTATCTTCCCAGCACCAAAGATATCCACCATTTtgttctcttcctttcttttcttttcttttctttttttttttttttcgcgggggtgggggggtgggggggggcaTAGGTtgacaaaataaaaaccaaaaactcgGGAAAGTATCACTAGAACAACATATCATGCAAGACACGAAATGAAGTAATCATCACCTCACAGAGCCTCTGCAGGGTAAATGGCGGACCTTCAACAAAGCTAAGAAGAGCTGCATCGCATAGAAAATTAGTCATAAAAACCCTTCTTAGTTTTTGCATGAAGTGGCTGCTATCAGGACTCAAATCCACAcactaaaatatttctaaaaaagaaCTAAGAACATCTGAGGATTATAAACAAAACTAAATTCAAAATTGTTAgttgttttccaaaaaaaaaaaaaaaagaacaagaatcaTGAAGCAAAGAAATAACAACAAAGGCACCGGTTTTGGCCATCTTGCGTGCAGCTTACAAAGCTGCTAAGCACTGCTAAGTGAGTATTATCATTATTCAGGGGCCAACTGAACAAGAGGCCTTTATACCTCCctaataataaatcaaacaaaaactTTGATTAAAATATTCACCCAACCATTTGTGGGGTCAGTAAGACTgcaatttatttctttctcacaAAATCAGGTTGAAATTGCCCCCTCCCCCCCAGGGGATTTTCCACTTTTGAAGGGAATACTAACTTCATATTTCTCCTCAATTATGAGGAAGATTTCTGTTTAGAACCATTAATTCAAATACAGGGCATCAGAGAGACAAAGAgcaactaaatgaactcaatccaGTTTCCACACGTCCAATTAATCTCCGAAATTATCACAGCATTAAAGCTTCAAGATGTAAGACCGTGATGTGTAAAATTGATtatacttttgaaaaatattttgatcacTTGAGCTTCTCAACCACCCACTTTGGTTAAGTAGTAAAAGTAACCTTTTTGGGTCCACTTCGAGAGCGGGGTGAGTATTCGTTTGAGTTTCCTTTTAGGGAAAAGGATAAATTCTCCACTTCCTCCATCCCAATAATTTTGATGatcccaaaacaaaacattttattatttggaaacAAGTTCcatccaacaaaaatattaaagtgcACACCTAAATGAATTtgataacataaaattatacaGCAGCAGAACAATATTGATCTCCAATATGAGACAGATAATAAAACTCTTCAAGCGCACAACCAGACATGACTAAGCAGATACCTTCATCCAACCTTTTTGCAAGCTCAGGGTAGGTTTCTCCTAAAGAAGCATTTTGCTGCTCACTGGTCATTTTTGACTCAGGATACTCCGACAAGACCTTTATTATAAATCAGAGAGAAAAAGGTAAAGGACATTCTCAGAAGTGAAGATAAGGATGCAATGATGCACAAAAATTAAAAGCCATAAATGATTACTGTGAAGTAAAAAGAGGCCCACAACGGGTATACCTCCCCATACCTGCTTCAGCTGAAAGGATAGCACGCTCTTCAATTTGTACCAATCATGCCTGaggtataa carries:
- the LOC109012476 gene encoding serine/threonine-protein phosphatase 4 regulatory subunit 2-A-like, whose protein sequence is MILMEKLADENSQHLTTPSNDAVHDQDNMAPASINHGGTKLECEVAEEEVKGILEVIASTGKFWHDWYKLKSVLSFQLKQVLSEYPESKMTSEQQNASLGETYPELAKRLDEALLSFVEGPPFTLQRLCEILLEGKSIYPSLSKLALALEKNLLVTSMMTISTDRYPQSTMQKPDEPEKASEESEGHTDSAQNGAEPVVGGDKDEVMTDVEEADIDDEMTIDMVAFEEIVGEAEAKSEVTASEATANS
- the LOC109012528 gene encoding myrcene synthase, chloroplastic-like, which encodes MSLQILDSVRTCNPTRGLLPSKNPISPIPSGAGNVSDHHPLQSTTILNNSSTDSITVRRSADYRPTIWSYDYIQSLRSEYGESCTKQVIEKLKEEVRMMFKEGVDPLKKLELIDVLQRLGLSYHFEDEIKSILESIYNTTHGGGDMRKESLYATSLGFRLLRQNGYNVPQEIFNSFKDEKGSFLTRLCDDIEGMLGLYEASFLLIDGEGILEEARDFSIKHLTGYLEKSKDQNLSAMVSHALELPLHWRMLRLETRWYIDVYRSKEGMNPLLLKLAELDFNVVQAAHQEDLKQASRWWKSTGLEETLTFARDRLMENFFWTVGVIFQPNFGYCRRMLTKLITLMTIIDDVYDVYGSLEELELFTDAIERWDTNAMDRLPYYMKICFLTLHNAVNEMAFDVLKEQGFHIIRYLKKVMVDLCRSFMLEAKWFYTGYKPSFQEYIENAWISIAAPVVLVHAYFLVTNPITTEALECLEGYPDIIRWSSLLVRLTDDLGTSKDELKRGDVPKSIQCYMNETGVDVDEDDAREYIRSLISATWKKMNKEQLILTSPLSKIYVESAINLARMAQCTYQHGDGHGVQDGDTKDRILSLLVRPIPIDKDH